In Palaemon carinicauda isolate YSFRI2023 chromosome 1, ASM3689809v2, whole genome shotgun sequence, the genomic stretch gtcaaactccttagtgtttgggggtctgtaaactacaatattcattagtttttcaaattcaaattctaccgcaatcaattcacattctgtgttgctgtatttttcacatacttttccttgatttatgtctcttccatatattgcggttcccccttgattcctattttttctgtctgatctataagtttggaaaccctttatctggtcgtcactgccagtctcttgggaataccatgtttcacttatatttaatatacctattttttcaatttgggttagttcttctaagaactctattttccttttagagttacttgtgactaaaccctgtgcattcattactattatggtttgtgtttcatccccattatttaatattggtaataatatggattctcccatgcttccttcctgttctgatatgatgttcttttcttcatttcccggaattctgccattaaaaaatccaacttttctattatatttgctctttcgcctttatatttatttatgtgtgtatacctgcaactgtccccatatctgcaccaacccctggcattatagatgcattctttgtagttgggctctaaatgtgcaggtttgggttgtaaggcctcatatcttggggctcttggttcaaagcgcggtatatacacggcctgcttttttgtttctttttttgtttcaattttgctttcatttttcttttcagtttgctgagttttcttactttcattcatggttgcaggatgcatatatcgacattttttgttgtaaatgcatccttttccttcttttaggtttttgcatatttttggatggagatctctgcattcgtctccatatccgtctaaatacgcacatttaccatatatttcataattatggcatatctttggatgcttgtagtagcatctttcgccaaatctgcaattccctcttttcagcatattgcagactatatccttcttttctattttttcttgttcttgctcttccctaaaattatgtaggtccgggtagagtctcttgggtctattatttgtttccatctggtaatttatttcttcataagtatgttgttggatggcatcataggttatatcaataatttcttctgcatccttacacatatcctgttcattgttctcttcttcttcttttttcttcttcttcttcttctgtttcttcttcttcctcttctttatcttcaactatttgcagatttagtctcgacttaattatattttctatccagactaagcatgttgagcagaatacctttgtgtctttattttttattttttgctgtatttcagcacatgtggggtgtgttgggacatgacaggcatcacattttctaatcaattgttgaggattattaatggaataccatatcttacatgtattacaccattttggcattctttttcccattgcatcaatcagcatattcaccatattggacttcttattgttctttgatggaatgtgttgattgatgtagactttctttataaatctctttatcacttggatcctctttggaatttcttctattattttgctgacgttttccgcagatttgctccagtttattggatcatattgtttcaatatgtctgcgaatatttttccgtcacattggttgacgttactagtgacctctgttatcagacggtcgagctcctgtttcgccaactcatggaatttatttttgctgagtccagcaatgtctctccaagccttgcccgtgttgtacatagccatcttgattagatttttagtaattcacaagataactattctatgccgacgttttattccacttctctgacctcaaactaatcactgactattcacgaaaacttgtagctatattgcactcgatagccttttgttaaccgcgttaaatcaggatatttatagggtcgcaaaagtgtaatcactcaccggcacacagatacaaaactgagagagagagagagagagagagagagagagagagagagagagagagagagaagcagcagtACAGTCTATGAGGTTGTATGAAACATGTCCGGTAAAGTAGCAACTAGTTTTTATTGTAACTGGCATATGCTCTGCTCTATTACAActgtctgtcattattattattattattattattattattattattattattattattattattattattagctaagataaaaccctagtttgaaaagtaaaatactataaaccgctccaacagggaaagctggcccagtaaggagaggaaacaagacataaataaacaattaaaatacaatattttaagaacagtaacaatattgaaatatacttttcttaaataaattataaaaacttaaaaataaaacaagaggaagagaaacaagatagacatggtcaaatagcccagtgaggaaaggaaaaatatgaaaacaatagtttggccaagtgtaccctcaagcaagagaactctacagcaagtcagtgcaagaccatggtacagagactatggcactgcccaagactagagaccaatggtatgattttggagtgtccttctcctagaagagcagcttaccatagctaaagagtctcttctacccttaccaagaggaaagaagctacTGAACTATATATCGTCAATATATGAAAaacaagagtaatcagagattACTGACCTCCCCCAaagattaatggagtcgtccatggcctaagatctatttaGTGTGGAAATTTCATCAGTTTATTTCTACGTTATCTTTAAGATGCAAATCCGGACCTAGAATCCGAATCCAGATCTGGATCAAGTCCAAATTTtgatggggtcgttcatgacctaagatctatctgtggtgaaaatttcgtcaaaatccgttaagtagttttgacgtaatcctgtccacagacaaataaaaaaataaacctacTTGAAAACAACCTCCTACGAGAAGGTAATTACTGAAACCGTTGTTATGAGTAAGATCTAAAAACATCATTCCCGCTATTCATTTGCGACAACAAGGTACAAACAGTCAAAGGCCATCAGTTGCCTCTGTTATAAAGAGCAGTGCGGAAAAAAGCCACTGAAAAAATATATGCCAAAGCCAACACAGAAACATTTTGCCTTTTTTAACATTAAACCATTCTGGTATTTTCCATGAGATTTATGGGTCGCTTTTCAGCCCAGGATTTTTCTAGATTTGTGGATTTAACTGAATCTAGGCGATTTCAATCGTACATTTGGCCAAAAACCTTTCTGTTGGAGTGAAACATTTCAATGTGTTGGCAAAGACAAAACAAATTCTCCGGTTTCAGTAAAGATGTGTAGACATCTTTCATCTTAGTGTACAGAGGCCTCGGTCCAGAAAAATTATAGCAATATGTGATTTCATAAGcgttatataatacacacatacacgcatatatatatatatatatatatatatatatatatatatatatatatatatatatatatcattatcatcatcaacctttactagtccacagcaaaacaaaggcctcagacatgtctttccacatgTTTCTATTTTTTGTCTTCCTGTGCTAGTCCAGTTCCacaaactctcttagttcgtcaatccatcgtcttttattccttcccctgcttcttttataatatctggggacccattctgttgttcgtaATGGCTACCTATTGTACGGCattctcattacacacacacacacacacacacacacacatatatatatatatatatatatatatatatatatatatatatatatatatatatatatatatatatatatatataaccatctatctatctatctatctatctatatatatatatatatatatatatatatatatatattaattgattaattaatgttcttcgctctccccaagagagataagttctgCAGACTTTCAATTGGGcacctcaagacagtagaagagttggaagacccagacctacatggctgaggactgtggagcgtgaagtaggaaatgacgaatggagaagtattgaattaaaagctcaaggtagagacgaagTCTAactgagccctttgcgtcaataggcgtgagaggagatgaagatgatgatacttatgatatatatatatatatatatatatatatatatatatatatatatatatatatatatatatatatatatcggtgtaaaATGTAcaagtgtacatatacatatcagATGCCTCAGTGAAATTATCCCATGATGTTTGAGAATAAAGTTATGCTTCAGCATCAACGTGTCTCAGTATAGTAATGCCTCATTATAGAAATCACTTCAGTAAAGGCAGCGTCACATATAATTGTTACAATATATTGGTGTCTCTGTGAGGCAATCTtagatattatttttaattttcgtttccttgccttattttttctattatataactTCTTTTAACAAAGTGGTTAATCCCAGTGTTCGTAAAATAAACTTTTCTAATAACTTTTAAATCAAAGATTCCCCCCTACAAACTTTACACTGTTTTAATGTATTGAACttgatagcaacaacaacaacaacaacaataataataataataataataataatgtccttgacAAATATTCCACAGCGGGAGTACCAAGATAAGAGAACCTCTTCCAACCAATCACAACCAAGGAAACCCAGCTATGTCTCCGCTATCAGCCAATCAGCGTCAGCAAAGCCTCCCTCTCAGTACTTTACCAGGCCTCCCTACCACCAGAGTTGCCAATTTAGCGATTTTTTCGCTAGATCTAGAGAATTTGAATGTCATCTAGCGACATTTATTGGCCACTAGCTACAAGGAGCAAATCTAGAGATTTCCTTTAAAATCTAGCGACAAATCTGGAGAATTCTGGTAATTTTGAACTACTTGCGAAATTTTGCGTTATTTTTATTactcaaagaagaaaaaataaataaaatagtggaAAGCGCCTAAATTATGACGTTCTATATTCGCAAAATAAACATGAATACAAGAGTACACAAGTGTgatgtcaccccccccccctaccatagACGTGCAAGTCCCGTAGCACGGTAGCGATCTCGTAGAGCACATGTTCAATATTGCTTCTAAATATTTTCGTATGGATTCGTACCAATGCCCAGCCTACCTACTTAGTACTCAGTATCACATAGTCACGACTCACGTTCGGAACTTGAGGATTAATAGTGTTTTTATAACAGCCGCTGTGTAAGATTATCTGTTACTTAGTGATATAATCAACTTATTCttaaaagtttttgataaacagAGGAGCTCTTGCATGACACGGCATACACAAATGCataaatatttcacacacacacacatatatacatacatatatatatatatatatatatataatatttatatatatttatatatataatatatatatatatatatatatatatatatatatatatacatatatatatatatatatatatatatatatatatatatatatatatatatatatatatatatatatatatatatatgtgtgtgtccagaTTGAATCTCAGCAACTATTAGAGTTACAGTGATAgtaattattgattaattattaaaaatcttattttttgtttatgaaaagaATAGCATTACTTGTTTGAAATTTCTTGTATCAAGTACTGAATTTCttgaataaattattttacaaatttatttcctctttattaataatgattattaattttccttccattattcctaaataagcaaaatttatttcctcttttcattaCAACAAGTTCAAATAATTATACCACTGGTatgttaaaatatcaataaaaaaatgtgACAATATCTGCTAATTCATTGCCTtttttacagtattctattttagctACTTTCTTTAGAGAAATTCCATATGACTTTAGCTACTTTCTAGCTACTTTTGCAAGCCTATCTAGCGACATTTGAAAATTTGAGTTGGCAACCCTGCCTACCACTACACCCTCAGTCCAACATCACGTGATAGTCCCGCCGGTTTTAAATTCGTGATCTCTCTGATTTTGACAATTATTTTGTATTAATTGCAGTGCGGAGTGTTAATTACTGCTAATTACTTACTAGAAACATGGCGTCGAGTGACAGCGATGTTATAGTTAATGCAGGGATATTCAAGGATAGTATTAATTATGTTATTTACGTTTTTAGCCAACCGGAGGTACACTTCGAGACCAAGTTTCATTCAATATGGCGGAAGTGATGAATATATTGAATATGTTTTTCTTGATTCTTGTTTTAGGTGAAAAGGGGATTTTGAGCATAATGGAGGCCGTAGGGATTGGGATTTTGAAGGGGCTTCGGTATGTGGTTTTGGAGGATCGTTAGGTTCGTTGGCGGACATTGCACCTCAGGTTGTGTTGGTGATAAACATTACACTTTTGGCTGTCttggtgataaacctagtaccATAAAATTTGTTGGTGATGCACCATGTACGATAATGTCTGTTGGTGACATACATATCACCATAGGGTGTATTGATGATCAACATGGTGTCGAAAGGTGTGTTGATGATGAAGCCTAGTACCATGTGGTAGTGGTAATAAACTTTGCACCACAGGTTGTGTTTGGGCTAAGTCTAGTATCAGGGGCTGTTGGTGATTAGCTTAGTGCCATAGATTATATCGGTgataaacctagtaccatagggtgtgcTGGTCATGAATCTAAAATTACTTGGCGTGTTTGTAATAAACCTTGTGCCATAGAGTAGTTAGTACCATAaagtgtgttggtgataggcataataCCATACGGTGTGTTGTTGACAGATGTTGTACCATAGGGGCTGTTGGTGGTAGGCCTAGTATCATAGGGtatgttggtgataggcatagtaccttagggtgtgttggtgataaacATAGTACCATTGGGTCTGTTTTTTATACGTCTAGCACCATAGGGTAAGTTGGTGATAGGCGGAGTGCCATAGGGTGTGTTGCTGATAGGAATAGTAacatagggtgtgttggtgatagatGTAGTAccattaggagtgttggtgaggcCTAGTACCATaaggtgtgttggtgataggcctagTACCACAGGGTCTGTTGGTGATAGGCCTAGTACCACAGGGTCTGTTGGTGATAGGCCTAGTACTATATGATCTGATGGTGATAGGCCTAGTACTATAGGGTGTGTTGATGATAGGCATAttaccatagggtgtgttggtgatagatGTAGTACCATTAGGTATGCTGGTGATAGTCCTAGTACCATAGGGTAAGTTGGTGATAGGCGGAGTGCCATAGGGTGTGTTGCTGATAGGCATAGTAacagggtgtgttggtgatagatGTAGTACCATAGGGTCTGTTGGTGATAGGCCTAGTACCATAAGGTGTTGGTGATAGGCCTAGTACCACAGGGTCTGTTGGTGATAGGCCTAGTACCATATGATCTGTTGGTGATAGGCCTAGTACTATAGGGTGTGTTGATGATAGGCATATTACCATATGGTGTGTTGGTGATAGATGTAGTACCATTAGGTATGCTGGTGATAGTCCTAGTACCATAGGGTCTGTTGGTGATAGGCCTAGTACCACAAGGTCTGTTGGTGATAGGCTTAGTACCACAGGGTGTGTTGGTGATGGCCTAGTACCATAGGGTCTGTTGGTGATAGGCTCAGCACCacagggtgtgttggtgataggcctagTAGTACAGGGTGTGTAGGTGATAGGCATAGTGCCTTAAGGTGCGTTGGTGATAAATATAGTACTATAGGGCCTGTTGGTAATAAGTCTAGTACCATAGGTtctgttggtgataggcatagtaccatagtgtgtgttggtgataggcatagtaccatagggtgtgttaTTGATAGGtgtagtaccatagggtgtgttggtgataggtaTAGTGCCATAGGCTGTGTTGATGATACATGTAGTACCACAGGGTGTGTTGGCGATAACTAGTATCATACAGTGTGCTAGGGATACTCCCAGGACCATGGGGTGTGTTGGTGAAGACTAGTACCATACAGCAGGTTGGTAATAAACCTGGTACTATATTGGGTGTTTGTGACAAGTCTCATACTATTAGGTGTGTTGGTGATAATCCTGCTATCATAGGGTGCGTTGGTGATAAGCCTGCTACCATAGGGTGTGTTGGAGATATGCCTGGTACCATGAGATGTCGTTGTAAAAATAGCATAATTGGGAATGTTGCTGATAAACCTAGAACCATACGGTGTATTAGAATAAGCCTAATATTATAATGTATCTTGAGGATAAACTTAGTATCacagggtgtgttggtgatagaattagtgttgttgggtgtctagGTGTAGAGATAAAACCACAACCTCTGTTAGTGGTGTTGCTCAAAGAAGTATGAATCctgatatgaaaaatattaaacggAGCCTAATTTAAGGAACTagggagagaatattgagttgGAAAGTACAGCAGTCAGGCAATGACATCGGGGCGTTAGACTTTGAAAACAAACCATAAAAGTGCTGTGTTCAATTGCTCCCATTGCATCAGAAAAGATCAAACGTCCCTAGAATTGGATGCATGACCTCATTCGACGGCAATAGGACTCTGCAGGAGGCGCGAAGGGTGATTGTTACCATAaacattaacaaaaaagttgaaagttACCATTTGTCCTATTATGTTCATTGCTGTTCTGATTACTGTTTTTGAAATCTGTTGTTTATTGATCTATGTTTTCATCCCATATATTATACTATAACAGAATTGAATTTTCTAAAGTAGCCAGcgttattaaaacattatttacttATAACTTATGATTATGCGTTCGAGTGAACTTTGAAAATTATTTGATACATTTGCATCGTATTTATATTACCACCCAACATGACTACGAAGTTTGGTCAAATTCGGTACAGTGGTTTTTGTGTAATATTGaagaaaaatctttaaatttattttacaGAAAATGTAATGAGAAATTGTATTCCAAGATACGTCGAATCATTTTATGCACATCGGCCTAACGTAAGCCCATTAAGCTTTCAGTTTAAACAGACTGACTTTTGCTATCTTAGAAATTATATGGATTATGGAATTATAAATATCGCAAGTTTATGAAAACCTTTTCTAACTTGGGTTTCCTTTCTTGTGGTGTTTAACGAGTGGAATTCCGATATAGAATTTATACAACATTGTTTTGGTGGGtatggtatatactgtactgtgtatatatatatatatatatatatatatatatatatatatatgtgtgtgtgtatatatacacacatatatatatgtgtatatatatatatatatatatatatatatatatatatatatatatgggtatatatgtctatatatatatatatatatatatatatatatatatatatatatatatatatatatatatgggtatatatgtctatatatatatatatatatatatatatatatatatatatatacatatatatatatatatatgtatatatatatatgtatatatgtatatatatatgtatatatatgtatatgtatatgtatatatatatgtatatatatatatatatatatatatatatatatatatgtgtgtgtgtgtgtgtttatatattcatataaataaatttatatttatttatatatacatagatatatatgtatattcatttatatatatatatatatatatatatatatatatatatatatatatatattattacttgctaacctacagatatagttggaaaagcagtatactataagccaaggggctccaacggaAAACAATGTATTAACGTTTTTTCGTATGgtattcgattttcaagaatttggTTAACAATTTAAGTGATCTACTTTTGTGTATGTATGAATCAGACTACAATATTGTCAATATAGAAATAAGGTTATTCAGAGTGTAAAATTTTGAGCATTAACAAAAGGGCCACTAAAGGATAAAAACTGTAAACAAATAACTGATTACTGAAGTTACTGTATTTCCCCTCTCATAGGGGGTATAGAGTTTGTCTTTTTTATTTGAGCTTTAACTATGTAATTTAACTAACAAGGGTTTACATCTTGTATATATAACTTCCTTGAAACCCAAAaacggctagagagagagagagagagagagagagagagagagagagagagagagagagagagagagaatccatggtCTTTGAAATAATCTTGCATAAATATGAATTGGTTTGAAGGAAGgaataaaagaagaagaataggCATCCACATTGGTTATTTTAAGGAATGGGGTTGACCTGGGGTATGTTACATCCAGTATATAAATGACTGGAAACGTGTAATGGATCGTCAGTTAGGGCAACAGGTGTTAGAATTCTAGTTTTTGCCAAGTCTTTTAGGGCTAAAGTAATAGATGTTAAAAGGCTCCCAGAGTCCATTGGCACTTGTCTTCCGTAGTGGTTTTCCGATGTTAAAAAGTGGCTCAGAGTCCAATAGCTTTCATACCGGTATTGGCTTACCGGTGTTTAAAGGGGCTCAGAGTTCAGTGGCTCTTGTCTTCCGTAGTGATTTACCCATGTTGAAAAGGGGCTCAGAGTCCAATAGCTCTTGTACTGGTATTGGCTTACCTGTGTTTAAAGGGGCTCAGAGTCCAGTGGCTCTTTTCT encodes the following:
- the LOC137641172 gene encoding salivary glue protein Sgs-3-like, with the protein product MRKRKCPTPMFISNIPNYAIFTTTSHGTRHISNTPYGSRLITNAPYDSRIITNTPNSMRLVTNTQYSTRFITNLLPCGTRPITNRPYGTRTITSIPNGTTSITNTPYGNMPIINTPYSTRPITNRSYGTRPITNRPCGTRPITNTLWY